In Vigna angularis cultivar LongXiaoDou No.4 chromosome 8, ASM1680809v1, whole genome shotgun sequence, one DNA window encodes the following:
- the LOC108344713 gene encoding uncharacterized protein LOC108344713 isoform X1, with protein MSSSLPQTEEGQAAIRKLTNGPTECEECKSNPWKYTCPGCSLHTCSLPCVKSHKDRTGCSGKRNQTLFVPLSKFDDNILLSDYSLLEEVKRVAESAQRMRSKLGIHSYFKLPYSLKSLKNAAGSRKTQLMFLPHGMSKRQKNRSRYDQRKKFISWTIEWRFHSTDIVLHDHGVDENSSFCSILEKHLKPGPWNNQLRPFCEVQLDSLKLFIRKNPKGPKSPFKEIDIKLPIRKQLADIVILEFPVVFVLLPSHRINFEVIMDVNTRKHKSPQKDSEENQIPQGLSFREEVIEDDNSSVDPQVFDIMKQVESSLPQELMTQNTSSEIAPNDSSNKSLFEGDTGGDLSNSLTETQNPKLPEEIDFYFDQDLMDFYTDILDQTNPSDLFDFDSDFANKTENKIDIIGASELFPLPNELEEGEIPE; from the exons ATGTCCTCTTCTTTGCCCCAAACCGAAGAAGGACAAGCGGCAATTCGAAAACTCACGAATGGACCAACAGAGTGTGAAGAGTGCAAATCGAACCCATGGAAATACACGTGTCCCGGTTGCTCCTTACACACGTGCAGTCTTCCGTGCGTGAAATCACACAAAGACCGAACTGGGTGCAGCGGGAAGAGGAACCAGACTCTGTTTGTTCCTCTTTCGAAGTTCGACGATAATATCCTTTTATCAG ATTATAGTTTGCTGGAGGAGGTGAAGAGAGTGGCTGAATCTGCTCAGAGAATGAGATCTAAATTAGGCATTCATTCATATTTCAAGTTACCTTATTCACTTAAAAGCCTAAAGAATGCTGCTGGGAGCAGGAAAACCCAACTGATGTTTCTACCTCACGGAATGTCGAAAAGACAGAAAAACCGGTCTAGATATGATCAAAG gaagaagtttatatctTGGACAATTGAATGGCGTTTTCACTCAACAGATATTGTTTTACATGACCATGG AGTTGATGAAAATTCAAGCTTTTGCTCCATTCTAGAGAAGCACCTCAAACCTGGTCCATGGAATAATCAGCTAAGGCCATTTTGTGAAGTCCAGCTGGATTCTCTAAAGCTTTTCATTCGTAAAAACCCAAAG GGTCCTAAATCACCTTTCAAAGAGATCGATATTAAACTGCCAATCAGAAAGCAATTAGCAGATATAGTCATTTTGGAGTTTCCTGTTGTTTTTGTTCTCTTGCCGTCTCACAGAATCAATTTTGAAGTTATTATGGATGTGAATACAAGAAAGCATAAATCACCACAGAAAGACAGTGAAGAAAATCAAATCCCGCAAGGGTTATCATTTAGGGAGGAGGTGATAGAAGATGACAACAGCTCTGTAGATCCTCAGGTTTTTGATATAATGAAGCAAGTGGAATCAAGTTTACCACAAGAATTGATGACCCAAAATACGAGTTCTGAGATAGCACCAAATGATTCCTCCAACAAGTCTCTGTTTGAAGGAGACACCGGAGGTGATCTTTCAAATTCATTGACAGAAACCCAGAATCCAAAGTTACCTGAAGAAATAGATTTTTACTTCGATCAAGATTTGATGGATTTCTATACTGACATTTTGGATCAAACAAATCCTAGTGAtctttttgattttgatagtGATTTTGCcaataaaacagaaaataaaatagatataattgGTGCTAGTGAATTGTTCCCCTTGCCAAATGAATTGGAGGAAGGGGAAATCCCCGAATAA
- the LOC108344713 gene encoding uncharacterized protein LOC108344713 isoform X2: MSSSLPQTEEGQAAIRKLTNGPTECEECKSNPWKYTCPGCSLHTCSLPCVKSHKDRTGCSGKRNQTLFVPLSKFDDNILLSDYSLLEEVKRVAESAQRMRSKLGIHSYFKLPYSLKSLKNAAGSRKTQLMFLPHGMSKRQKNRSRYDQRKKFISWTIEWRFHSTDIVLHDHGVDENSSFCSILEKHLKPGPWNNQLRPFCEVQLDSLKLFIRKNPKGPKSPFKEIDIKLPIRKQLADIVILEFPVVFVLLPSHRINFEVIMDVNTRKHKSPQKDSEENQIPQGLSFREEVIEDDNSSVDPQVFDIMKQVESSLPQELMTQNTSSEIAPNDSSNKSLFEGDTGVWMQQWLRNPFLKIKVLPCITIQTHHRTRGCISHHLRENFGIGFHFFLFTYFCGGVDFK; this comes from the exons ATGTCCTCTTCTTTGCCCCAAACCGAAGAAGGACAAGCGGCAATTCGAAAACTCACGAATGGACCAACAGAGTGTGAAGAGTGCAAATCGAACCCATGGAAATACACGTGTCCCGGTTGCTCCTTACACACGTGCAGTCTTCCGTGCGTGAAATCACACAAAGACCGAACTGGGTGCAGCGGGAAGAGGAACCAGACTCTGTTTGTTCCTCTTTCGAAGTTCGACGATAATATCCTTTTATCAG ATTATAGTTTGCTGGAGGAGGTGAAGAGAGTGGCTGAATCTGCTCAGAGAATGAGATCTAAATTAGGCATTCATTCATATTTCAAGTTACCTTATTCACTTAAAAGCCTAAAGAATGCTGCTGGGAGCAGGAAAACCCAACTGATGTTTCTACCTCACGGAATGTCGAAAAGACAGAAAAACCGGTCTAGATATGATCAAAG gaagaagtttatatctTGGACAATTGAATGGCGTTTTCACTCAACAGATATTGTTTTACATGACCATGG AGTTGATGAAAATTCAAGCTTTTGCTCCATTCTAGAGAAGCACCTCAAACCTGGTCCATGGAATAATCAGCTAAGGCCATTTTGTGAAGTCCAGCTGGATTCTCTAAAGCTTTTCATTCGTAAAAACCCAAAG GGTCCTAAATCACCTTTCAAAGAGATCGATATTAAACTGCCAATCAGAAAGCAATTAGCAGATATAGTCATTTTGGAGTTTCCTGTTGTTTTTGTTCTCTTGCCGTCTCACAGAATCAATTTTGAAGTTATTATGGATGTGAATACAAGAAAGCATAAATCACCACAGAAAGACAGTGAAGAAAATCAAATCCCGCAAGGGTTATCATTTAGGGAGGAGGTGATAGAAGATGACAACAGCTCTGTAGATCCTCAGGTTTTTGATATAATGAAGCAAGTGGAATCAAGTTTACCACAAGAATTGATGACCCAAAATACGAGTTCTGAGATAGCACCAAATGATTCCTCCAACAAGTCTCTGTTTGAAGGAGACACCGGAG TTTGGATGCAGCAATGGCTTCGTAATCCTTTCTTGAAGATCAAGGTGCTCCCATGCATAACGATTCAGACACACCACAGAACCCGCGGTTGTATTTCTCATCACTTGAGGGAAAATTTTGGTATTGgatttcacttttttttgtttacataCTTTTGTGGAGGAGTTGATTTCAAATGA